In Phormidium ambiguum IAM M-71, a single window of DNA contains:
- a CDS encoding NB-ARC domain-containing protein — MNLEEMLKLADELVFARTGKHLNDLQKTILRGTWENEEYKEIAQKVKLSEDRVREVGMELWQILSQELGEKVKKSNVRASMERLQVSLFSNVVQDHVRVGSINFCGQTRHSPNIPNSKQSENRYHDLSEMPELGTFYNRTPQLETLRTLILEQHCRLIALTGISGIGKTTLAAQLVQQIKDEFDYVIWCNLETSPTLAEFQDKLIQFFSQSEKLDSTATNQKPLPLIKYLQKHRCLVVLDDIHNLFSSGELAGKYKTGYEEYRFLFKNIETLSHQSCFLLIGWEQPREVTQIKNQNPAIYTLQITGLDIESAREILRDYGLGEIENYSNIISRYQGNPFWLKSVGNLFQELGEGVTELLQDNTILLPEDLKGNLQQTFNRLCDREKQVLSVLANENDGISLAKLVENLKISPSDLVNVLRSLLRRCLIEQQANGYILSDVLRQYIL; from the coding sequence ATGAACCTTGAGGAAATGCTAAAACTCGCTGACGAACTCGTATTTGCTAGAACAGGTAAGCATCTTAATGATTTGCAAAAAACGATTCTGCGAGGGACTTGGGAAAATGAAGAATACAAAGAAATTGCTCAAAAGGTTAAACTTTCCGAGGATCGTGTTAGAGAGGTAGGAATGGAATTATGGCAAATACTTTCACAAGAGTTGGGCGAAAAAGTCAAGAAATCAAATGTTCGAGCATCAATGGAGAGGTTGCAAGTCTCCTTATTTTCAAATGTTGTACAAGATCATGTTCGAGTGGGTAGTATTAATTTTTGTGGACAAACCAGACACTCACCAAATATACCAAACTCAAAACAATCTGAAAATCGGTATCACGATTTAAGCGAAATGCCGGAGTTAGGTACTTTTTATAATCGCACGCCCCAACTAGAAACCCTAAGAACATTAATCTTAGAACAACACTGTCGCTTAATAGCACTAACAGGTATCAGCGGTATCGGCAAAACCACATTAGCAGCGCAACTCGTACAACAAATAAAAGATGAATTTGATTATGTTATTTGGTGCAATTTAGAAACTTCTCCCACTTTAGCTGAATTTCAAGATAAACTAATCCAGTTTTTCTCGCAGTCGGAAAAGCTAGATTCAACTGCAACTAACCAAAAACCTTTACCATTAATTAAGTATTTGCAAAAACATCGCTGTTTAGTAGTTTTAGATGATATTCATAACCTTTTCAGTAGCGGCGAATTAGCAGGAAAGTATAAAACTGGATATGAAGAATATCGCTTTTTATTTAAAAACATAGAAACCTTATCTCATCAAAGTTGCTTTCTGTTAATTGGTTGGGAACAACCCAGAGAAGTGACTCAAATTAAAAACCAAAATCCTGCTATTTATACTTTACAAATAACTGGTTTAGATATTGAATCTGCACGGGAAATACTGAGAGATTACGGTTTAGGAGAAATCGAAAATTATTCAAATATTATTAGTCGCTACCAAGGCAACCCATTCTGGTTAAAAAGTGTGGGAAATCTATTTCAAGAGTTGGGAGAAGGAGTAACTGAGTTATTACAAGATAATACTATTTTATTACCAGAAGATTTGAAAGGTAATTTACAGCAAACATTTAACCGTTTATGCGATCGTGAAAAGCAAGTTCTTTCTGTTTTGGCAAATGAAAATGATGGAATCAGCTTAGCAAAGTTAGTAGAAAATCTCAAAATTTCACCATCAGATTTAGTTAACGTACTGCGTTCTTTATTAAGACGCTGTTTGATAGAACAGCAAGCAAATGGTTATATTTTGTCAGATGTTTTGAGGCAGTATATTCTTTAA
- a CDS encoding Panacea domain-containing protein — protein MTAVTTVTTASKLADYFIWFANDVGSYLSNQKLQKLLYYAQAWYLAFEDEPLFDEDFEAWVHGPTIPALFYEYKEQFGFKPILKEVEKPEFPEEVEKFLDDLADDYFFLDAYELELMVRREDPWIKARGDLPKDEPSNAIITKELMREFYKTRVIEEE, from the coding sequence ATGACCGCAGTAACTACAGTAACAACTGCATCCAAACTCGCTGATTACTTCATTTGGTTTGCTAATGACGTAGGGTCTTATTTGAGTAATCAAAAGCTACAAAAACTCTTGTATTATGCCCAAGCATGGTATTTAGCATTTGAAGATGAACCGCTTTTCGATGAAGATTTTGAAGCTTGGGTACATGGGCCGACTATCCCAGCTTTATTTTATGAATATAAAGAACAATTCGGGTTTAAACCAATTCTAAAAGAAGTCGAGAAACCAGAGTTTCCAGAGGAAGTAGAAAAGTTTTTAGATGACTTAGCTGATGATTATTTTTTTTTAGACGCTTATGAGTTAGAATTGATGGTGCGACGCGAAGATCCTTGGATTAAAGCAAGAGGTGACTTGCCAAAAGATGAACCTTCTAATGCTATTATTACCAAGGAATTAATGAGAGAATTTTACAAAACCCGTGTCATCGAAGAAGAATAA